A stretch of DNA from Lotus japonicus ecotype B-129 chromosome 4, LjGifu_v1.2:
ATTATCTTAGGACAGGGCCCACTTGTCTTGCCCCATCTTCTCTTGTCTTTTGCATGctctcttcttccaaatcagATAATCACTGCGATTGATCTTATTCTTATTATATTagattaatttaataatattttcaaaaCTGTTTCTCTATCAGCAATGATAATGATTTGTATCAAGGTACTTATTTCTCTTCCGGTCACATTACATCGCATATCATATTTAACAAGTAGATCCACGGATGTGAAGTTGTTCTAATCTAAACACTAAACAGAGGGTTCAGTTTTGAGTATATGTGAATGCAATTGTGTATGCTTGAATTTTGATGCTATCGAGTTTGTATTCGGCTCGACCAAGGTTTCCTTATTAAAGGAtgtgattttaaaatatatataaatcaaAGAAATTAGGCAAATTATCATGTTCGTTCTTTcagaaattaaaaaatacagTGAACTAAGTTTAGAAACTTAATCACTTATTATTAAAATCAAATGATTTTAGAATTAATAATGTTATTGGTCCATAGAATTAACTCATTTATAAAACTTGATTTGATATACAAAAGATTCAGCAACTTCAAAGATAATATTATGACTTAAAATTTGATGGTATGGTCATCCTCTTCAGTTTTATCGGGTGTTAAGACTTTAAAATGTTTAAAATATGCTGAAGAAACAAATGCAATTATCCCCACATATAAGCTGTACACATTGTTGATTGCCATTGTCAACTATATCTCATCTGTGTTGGAATGCTAATGCCACTCCTTCATGTAAAACCTATCACCTGGACTAATAAAAGGTCATTTTAGCAGGAACATAACCCTGAAGAACCCAGAAGCACCTTCAAATGTTTTTTTCTAAACATGGGAATGACTTGTGCTACTTTACATTCTACAGGTAGAGACTACAAGGCATGTGATTCATATTTATTAGTGTGTTAATGACTAAAGATGTCCAATTTGGCAGCCATCTTCATTTGCATATCTTCATTCGCGCTAACACCTGTACTAGTGCTGAAGAGAACAAATAAGCACTACCACAGCACCACCTCTGCAACAATTTTGACAGACTAGAGCTAGCTGCAACTGCTAAACTGCTCACCGCGTTTTCCCTGAACTTTTCTTCTTCCCCATCCGATGCTTCCATTTGCTCTGCATCAGATCAGTTTCGATGATAGGCCTATAGAGTAAGTACTAGGAAAACATAAAAGTTCTAAAAAGGTTGAGTTATTTACCAGAGGCACATCATCAGAAATATCAGCTATCTTGATATCAATCCTGATATCATTAGGATTACTTGATGGTTCTACAAGAGATTTTTCCATTTCTGCAGGACTACCCTCCACGTCGCTGTTATCCTGACGCCCTTCAGAATCTGCTTCTCCTTCTCTATTAACATTTTCCCTTGAAGCTCCACTTGATTCATGCACTTCCCTCTCTGCCGAACTATATTGTGGGATGCTCTCTCTATCTTCAGAAATCGTTTCAGCATAATCCTGCTTCTCTTCATCTGATTCTTCcataaaatgaaagctcttacTTCTCTTGAGCCTCTTTATTCTGGAAATTGGTCTTACTTTCTTGCTAGATATCTTCCCCTTTGTTGTGATTTCGTCAGACCCTCCAGCTAGTTCCTCTTCTGAACGACCATCaaaagaaaattcaataaaataagaAGCATAAGTCTTAATACAAAAAGGGGGAAGCATGACCAGTTCAATTAATTAATGTCGAAGATGCTGCAGGTATAATATTCATGTATAAAGTAAATGAGCAATCTCACAATTAATCATAGCATATCTTATAAGAAATACATTACCTGAGTTACTCTCATCAGCTCTAAACTTTATGGTCTCTTCGGGATTTGATATCCCAGAAGTCTCCCCGGCATCTTCTTGATGCAAATTACTTCTTGATACATGATTGTTTCCACCATTTACAAGTTTGCTTGAAGATTGATTGCCATTAACTCTGTGGCAAAAGTATACAAATAATCATGACTAGAGTATTAAAAATAATCACAGATGTGCAATAACAATCTCATATTTTTCCACTCAcaatttttttgtctttttactTGAGCGACTTGAACCTTTATGTTTTTGTCCAGAACTACAATGTAATCAAGAAAATCAGCCCACAAAACAAAGACATCACTCTCAATGAAGGTATAATAGACCGTATAAATTAGCTAGTAGCATAAATACAATTAAGCAATCCACCTAAAGCAGATGAACGAGTACTCAGCcattttctaaaatatttaAGAACCATTTCCATACtacatatataataaaatataaaattcattCAGATACAGGTAAAACAAAAACTAATATAAGGGGATACTTACTTTTCAAGCGAAGAGATTTTTGTCTTCTGGAAAgcgatttaaaaaaaagaaatgaatcAGATATTCAGATTTTAATCATAATTGATATCTTCAGTGGAAATAGAAAATGTAGAAATACTACAGAGAAAGTGAGAGCATTAAAGGATAACTACAGACCTTAGAAGATTTGCGGCCTTTGTCAATAAGCTCCCAGCGCTCCTTTTCCAAGCGGAGTATTTCTACATCTCCATCATCATATAACATCTTCCACATGACATCGGTAACATTGTATTAGAATAGGAAACAATAAATAGATAGCAGACAGAAGACTTATGCACCAAGTTCGCCATTATTCAGCTTACCACATGCTTTCCTTTTAAAGGGTCATATGACTTAATAGTGCCTAGATAAAATCTGCAGAACATCAATACACCAACATGAGAACTTCAATTAGAAACTTTAACAAGACGAgaagaaaattataaatttctctCCACAGTTCAAAGGTGGCATCCAGGAAGCACCCTGGACGGAATGCAAGATGCTTATATCAATTCAGTACCaagtaaaatttaaaatacGCCAGCAGATGCAGCATGAAAAACTTGAGAAAAAACAAAGTCAGAAGGCTTTCAAAAAGCACGCAGCtgaatatgaaaaaaaagcCTTCCTTGGAAATGTGCTAAAAATGTATCCATCACTAAAAAACAAGATCTTTCTCTTGTCTTTCCCTTTGAATGACCAAACCTATGGACATAAGTGATTTTTTGTTTTGCTTCTAAAACTGGTCCCTTAAAATTTATCATAAGCACTTACTTCTTATCCTTTCGCCACCAAACTTTAATTCTGCAACCAATTAGATCTTCAGTATCAATTTCACTTTCCCTTGTCGTGCACTGCAGACAgtaaatcaaataaataaaaattgatcCAAGGGGCATGCAGGAACACATTCTGACTACAACAAATAGAAGGTGGGCAGGGGTAGGGGGTAAACATTCATACATGGCATGAAGGCACTACAACCATTAAAAACAACGACATCAACTAAGAAAGCTTGTAAATAGACTTTACCTTAGTCAACCCCgcaatattttttcttttcgacTTTTTAGTAATGGATGACTTTGAATTATTACTTGCAGTCTTATCACGTTGTCTTAAATTATCAGGACTCTGCAATAGAGACAAAAAAATAAGCAGAAGTCTAGATTGATAAATTACATCCTACATTAGTATAAATCTATTTGACAGTAAGATTGCACCTTCATGTCATGTTCATCATGATCATTCGACTCAGCATTATGACTTTCAGTTTCAGAGCCCTTAACTTTCTGTTTTAACGAGGACAATAACAAGTCTTCGACCATTATTCTCTGCATATTTTTGTTATCTGTATCAGGGCTAACTTCTGCATCCAACAGTGATCTGGCTCCATGGGAGTATTCTCCTGAAGTTCTTCGAGATGCCTTTAATGTACTAGTTGATAATCTCAATTTTCCATTAGAAGAGGAAGACCTCCTATGTTTAGGCACAGGAATAGGTGCTGtttcttcagtttttctttttacACCTGTAGCATGCTCTGGATCCTTCAGTCCTTTCTTACTCAAAGCATGGTCATGACCATTACTCACTTCAAAATTAGCAGATGCCCCCAAGCTGTCCAAGTTAATTTTTCGGACCACATTCAAGATATCATAGTCATTTTCAGCCATTTTTGTTTCAGCTGGCAGAGACTTATTCTTTTTCACCTTTTTGCCACTGATTCCCAGAGATTTTATGTGCTTTAACATCATTCCCAGAGGTATTTCATTTTCGTCTTCACCATCCTTTGAAGCATCATCCTCAGCTAATTGGGATGGGACctgaaataaaagaagaaaacacGATTCAGGATTTAAGAAGCAATGGAAGTTGCCATGTCACTTTCCAGTTGCATCAAACATACCATTTCCGGTTCAAGAGATTCAAAATGAGCAAAGACAGTTTCATCAGCCAACCAGCTTTTCACATCACTAATCTGCCAAACGAATTCAGTGGCATTATAATAAgcattgttttaattaaaagcTATCCTAGATCTAATAAATGCTCAAAAtaatagtagtagtagtagtaataataataataataataatgttcaGCTGATTCATGGAAAACAAGAATACATCAACTGATATTTACTTTTGGGTTTCTCAAAGTAGACTAGTCTTAGTCTTAAGTCTTAACACGTTTACTTGAAAGAAGGTAGAGTTATTAAACCTGAGTCAACAATCATGAATAGAACCACCTTCATTGCCTGTTTAGAAAAAAGCCTAAACAAAAACCACCCTAATCACAACCCATATAGCAGTAACAAGAGTCTATAACATAAGGTATAGATAGCATATCAAAGGTAGTATGATGCAAGCAGCCGCAATGCTATGATTCaatctcattttaataaaaGGAATCTTATTTAAGAATGAGAAACTTTTTGTAAGGAATTTTGAACAAAATGAACTAGAATACTTTGCATACCAGAAAGAACTACAGAATTTGGCAATAAAGGAGCATACCATAGTGCCATCTCCTTCCTTCTTCTCAGATGCTTTGTACAGTGTTGGAGGTAGGGACACCAAATGAGACAATTCTTGCAAATCAACATCCTTCTGCACTAGTTGTTTTATTATTTCTAACCCAATGTCACATATTGCATGAGAATTCTGGACATTCATTGAATAAAACGTAAGATAAGTGTCTCTTACCACATGCAATTTTTAAATATGCAAAAACAacgaataaaaaaaacattctcAACCTTTGTCTTTGATATGTCAACCATATCTTGAGAATGCTTGACACTCTGGAAGATCGAAGTGATAGTGGATATGATTTCCTTCTCTTTATTAGTAGTTACTTCCGACTTGGTACCTTCATCTCTTTGCAGTAACATTGACAGTATTAAGTGCAACTGCCTGAAAATTCAGAACACGTTATAAGTTCAGTAATAATGAGTAGCCCAACACATTCTGTATTTAGAATCTGATAACAAGTAAATTTGTGGGTATTGGCCTGGAGACATTCCTCATTCATATTTCAAATCAACATCATTTATGCATGTATTTGTTGAGTATAAGTATAACAAATCATTAAATGAGAAATATGTAAAAATTACAGCCAATATGaaaagaataaagaaaaaagTGTGCAGACCCTGACACGTGTCTGGACTTGATATATCACCTATGAGTTAGCAGAGACACTAAAAGCCAAAGCCTTCAGCGTTCCGTGGGAACACAGAAAGAAAAGGGTTTGAAAAGTTAGTTTTCATTAATTTGGGTATCGTATAAAAAATAGAGAAGATAGAAGGTTAAGTGTGAGACTCGCGTAAAACTTCTCTTGGCTGGGATGCACAGAAAACATGGGTTTGAGACTTGAGAGGCTTTAACAGTGAAAAGACCAAAATCTCATGTATTTATCCATACCCTTTTGTAGAGTctaaggataaaaatgaaaacataatCCTCACAGACTTTTTTCCTTCTCCTTTTCTATTGAACCAAATAAGTAGAGAAAAAACATAAGTTTTCTTTCTCACCATTTTCAACCCTTCCAAACATTTATTAAATACCAAAAGGAAACTTAAGCTCCTCCGTCCCATCTTTTCCATGCCCTTTTTGAAGAGTATCTAAATATGGATTCATCATAAGGATGTCTAAAGTGGGTAATACAGTACCGGTATATATTATCATATGCTCCAACATCCTTGCACTCATCAACATCAGGACATGAATTATGAGCAAGTGCATGAACTAGGTAAGGAAGGATGTATTCAGGGTACGTAGTCAATGAATTAGCATCTGATTGCATAGATATTTGCCGTGCCTTCACTTGGTAGTGCATTTGAATAATGTCTGCCAGGTTCTGTTTGTCCTGCATTAACAGACAGGAGTCgacataaaaacaaaaaaagttaaGTGAAAGCAAGGAAAGCTTGCAATTGCAAAAAAAGACAGTGAACCAAGTCAATCAACAACTTACCTCTGCAAATTCCTCTGGCTTGGATCCAAACATGTTGAATAAGAATGCACAAGCATATTTGGCATCCAAAAGGCGGTCTTTAATATATTGGTGAACTTTGCTTAAGAAAATCTTCTTAGCTTGAGGAAAGCTGATCTGCAAAACTCAAAAGAAGACAATGAGAAGCAGTTAATTCcacaattaaattaaaattttaacaaaGTAAGTTCGGCCTTTGCATGCTTCTACCCTCATAATAATGCATAATGCAGAGAAAAACTATAAATGCTCAGGAAGAAATTGAGTAAACAGAAGATTAAGCCAACCATAGATGCCCTTAAAGTTAAGTGAAAAATATCAACAGGTATCTTCTGATCCCAAAGCCTTGACAGACGAAGAACTGCCTTTGCGGAAGCAAGCCTCAAATGGGCCTTATCAATTGAACTGCAAGAGAGCACAAATGAGTATATAGAATATGAACCCaccaatttaaaatttaaaagtaattaaaaaataactcTGAAGCTGATATACCTTGACTGTATTTCTTTTGATATTTCCCCATAAGATAGCATGTTCCTAAGTATATCTAGAAGACTGTCAATATCAGGACGAAGATGAGCATCTTTGACAGGTAGGTAGCTGTTTACTAAGGTTTTAATGCCATATATCTGCAGCAAAGAGGAAACAGAGGCACAAAGAGAAAGGCAGAGAATAAAATGTCAAgaagaaaccaacataaagcATTTTCCTATGTATCAAACTACACAATAAAAATTGTATCATATATATCTTGAAAAAAAGAGGAGACTATTTTAACCAACCTTCAACATACAAAGATCACTTTTATTATCCCAAAATGCTTTTGTGtgatcttgctccttctgaaacAGCAAAGAATACATTTTGATCCAAATCAGTTATTTCCAAGTTTATTTCATTTAGATGCAAATAAACAATTCAGAGGGACTTAAAAGGCTCACACTATCGCTTTTAAGAATCTTGTTTGTTATAAATTCTTCAATCTCACTCTCTCTAGTTTCGAAGACAGGCATTGCAGTCTGTGCTATACACCCGAGAGACTGCAGTACTGAAGGCAGATGTgttttctcttccagcagcatATGTACAAGTTTCTGCATGTAATGTGAGAAAGATCAGAATGGTAGTATAATATGATTTcgcttaaaatattaaaaaaataactattAAACCTTGTATAGAACAGAAAGAGATTTGAGTCCATCATCCTTCGTTATTGCAGCCAGTGCATGAACAGCATACTTTGCTTGTCTCCGACTGCCTTGTAAACATAATTTCTCCAAAATAAGGTCTACCGAACTGCATAAAAAAGAGATAGTAAGAAAGTTACACAAATACAATAAAATGGATTTAAAATGTTAGAAATCTAACAGTGGTACCTTGACGTGACGGCAAGTTGCTCACGAATAGTACCACCAGCCTTGGCTAAAACATTCAACACACCCTCTTTAATCATATCATTATCATCCTTCAGTAAATTTAAAAGCTCCTCCTCACTTCCACTAAGAAGCAATGGACAGAAACAAGAAATTATCTGCAGTTTATCACAGGGTAACTTGAAAGTTAGAAAAGATTATTCTCTAGAATTCTGTTTCATGTCCATGATGATCTAAATTATAACACTGTTCCATTGCAGAATTAAATAAACATTATAATGATCAAGACGGatacaaaaagaggtggaaaaaaAACATTCGAACTTGTATGACACTGGATTAAAACAAATCTTGGACCTTCTCCTATCAGCGCATTTAGGATAAATTGATTCTATGGTACATATCAAACCCTCTTTAACCAAATGGTCAAGACTTTGATCCTTGTCACGTCCAGTCCTCCACTCTCAATTACAATAAACTTCAACCAAGGTAGTGGTGGGCAATTGGACATATGCTTTGTTCATATTTTAAGCTTATAGAGCTTTCACCTGAGAGGCTATTGTCGAGATACCAATAAAAACATTCACAAGACATCTCCTAATAGCTTGtaaatttatgaaaaaattaCACTTCATTAACACAGTCACCCAAAGCCCACAAAATACCAATTGATCAGCATATGCAAAGACATTAAGTCCAGCTTTGCATTCATTACACGCAAAACCTGGAAACAATTTATGTTTGATGCCTGAATTCATGGACAAATGTTCAAGAATTAAGTGCAATTAATTCAAGACACCTAAAAATACATGCTCTTACCACCAAAATATTCATGCAAGATTGTGTACGCTGAGTATTCTGAGCAGATTTTTGAGCTACAGTTTCTACAAGAATTGCTTTTACATGCTCCTTGTTGAAAACCAAATAGGAGCACTTCAAGGAGAAGGTGTTCAGAAATTCATAGAGACGATGTTTCTCGCCAAGTATTTTAAGCAAATCATCCTGCAAcaagaaataaataaagaaatgagCAAAATCAGTTAGTAACAAAGTGCAAGCCACCCTTTCTTTCTTTCCCTACTAGAAAAATTGGGGTGAAAAAAACTGCATCAGAGTTTGTTATTTTCTTaggaataaaattgaaaaaataaaattaattgggactaaaaccaaacatTACAAATTTCTATGACTAAGTTGTTAAGTTGGTAATGGCATCAGCATATATCCTAAATTTGTTTTGTTACAAGGTCCCCATGATGGCCACCCGAAGATGTTTTTAAGAATCAGCTGGCCTATAATTGTGTTCCaagaaaaaatttattgaagacAATTTGACTCATAGCTACTACAGGAGAGATTGACGAAGTCCATCCATAGATATAAAGTTTGAAATCTACTCCCTTTAGATGTCCAGCCTTGCATGTGAAAGAAGTTTGTTAAGATCATACAAACTCACACTGGTAAGAGATATGGTCAAAGAATTCCACACATTGGTTAAGATCTCACAAACTCGCATTGGCTACAGTAAGTATGAAAAAAAGCATATCTACAAGTTACTGGTTATTTTACCCGGTAGGCACGAACTTGATGGAGGCTAGTATTTGGATCAACaagatttttcaaaatcttccaGATATTAGCATCCTTTAATTGATCAAGAATCTGGAAATTCTCTTCGGCCTTTACGTGGTCAGCAAATGATCGGGACATTACTCTGAAACAGAAAATAATCTTTTTTTGGACCTCAGGAACATCTTTATCCTGCATTTaaatcagaatcaattcctttttctcatcaaaattcctttAAGAAGTTCATCTTTCCAATTTCCGAAGTCACATACCTTGTGCATCTGCCTCAGAGACAAATACCTTTGCATTTCTTGCTGTAACCTATTACCAAAGGGATACCATCAAAAGCGAAAAAATGTATTGATtactaatgtttttttttattgattactAATGTTGAAACACCATTGTATAAGCAATCGGCCCATCACCCAAGAAACCAAGCTTACCTTTGTTTTTGCTCCAGTATCTTTTCAAGAGCCTTGACCTCCACTTTATCAAATCCAGAGAAGATCTCAACCCAAAGTCTAACAATATCACTAATTGAGAACTCTGCTGGAAACAGGGACCCAGATATAACAGCTTCAATAATATCAAATCTGCAGAATGAAATGAAGAAAGAGAATCATCGATAATTAGAAAGCCTCTATCTCATGAGAAACAGAACAGATTAACTCAATCAGAAAGGGAAAAACAAAGGTGTGAACTCGTACGAAAACAAGATTCCATCATTAAAACAATAGTGTTCAATTCAACTCCTCCCATTTGACAGTAGAAAATTTTGTGGAAACTTGAAAAAGTTATGCTATTGACAAAAGACACAAAGGTCATGATAATCATGATGCAAATAATGGCAAAAATGGTAAAGAATATAGCACAAGTGTTTCACCTGAAATCTTTGTCATATAAACATCTAAGGATCTTTCCAGGAATCCAGTCATATTCATTGGAATTGACTGTGCCACAGCTCTTCTCACAAAAAACTCTGTACACTTCAGCCAATCTCTCCATCGTATACTTTTTAACAAGTAGCTGTAAATGCAAAGTAGAAAAAGGAATTGAGATACCATAGTTAAAATAGACAAACAGTTAACTaagacaagaaaaaaaaatgtaaaggaATACAATATACATACAGATTTATCACGAAGCCGCTCAGCAACAAGTTTAACAGTTTCAAGTGGAATTGCACTTAGGGAATGACATGCTACATCACAGATAACAGCCACAACTTGCTTTCGAACATTTTCATCAAAATCCAGCAGCCGTTCACAAAGGGCAGCTAAGTTTGGAACAGATAAAATCAGCAGATAGAATAAAAAGATTATAAAAAATTAGACTGGCTGCATGTACGTGTGTTAAATGCACTCACATATTATTTGAGGAGCTTCAGCTCTTGAAGGATTTAACAGCAAACAGTTCTTTACATGCTCAAGAACAGACATGCGAACCTCAACTGCTCTATCAGACAACCTCTTTAAAAATTCTGAAAATATAGGCTGAAATGCTTCAGGAATGGAAGTTCCAGGAACAGATATTATATCGCCAACCAAGTTCATTGCTTTCAAACGGGTCTCCAACTGATCAGTCTACAAATTGCCAGATAACAAGTGAGTTTCAAACGGGCTCTTGCATGAGGGGGCATGTCAGAAGTCTAATATAAAACAATTCAAGTGTCTTTTACTACCCAACAGCTTatgcttttgggataattggttcatgacattTATAATGACAGTGATAGATGATAGTGATAATTGgttatgcttttggggtaatTCGTTCATGACATTTATAAACACAATGAAAGATGATAGTGATACTACttaaaaagaaataagaatCAATAAAGCCAAAATATCACCAATTACCAGCAGCTCTCCAGTCACATAAGGGAGAACTCCAGATAGAATCTGAGGAGCACAGCAATACAGATCATAGATAACTCCATGGTATTCAACTTCACTGTCCACTAGCTTTCTATCTCCAGACATCAATGATAGCAAAAATTGTTTAATGTTGGGTTCAAGTTTCCCCACACATTGCTGTATGACATTCATAGCCAGTGTCCTTGCAGCCTTAGTAACACCCTGGAATTAAAATTCCACATTATCACGTTTACTAAATAATACTAGATTAGCAAGAGCATTTATAGGAGAAGTACTTACTTTTTTTTCACGACCTAATGTAGATAGTAGAATAGATAAAAGTTCGTCGGGGACATCCTCACTCTCTTCTAAGAGAACCACCATTATAGTTTGCATGGATGACAGAACACTTTCTCGGTGATCATCTCTAAGCATGAAACAAAAATATACAGGCATCACACATTAAACCAAAGAACATTTgatctataaaaaaatattaaaagtaCAAGAAAATATCAGGTTTGCAAACTTGGAAGTGAATAGCAGAAAGTAACCTAACTATTAATAATAAGATTTTATGATAAACTAACCTGGCAACAGCAAAGAAAGTACTGAACATTTCAGTCACCAGATCATCACATTCAAGATCCAACATCACAACACATGATCTATATCTTGCAAGAGTCTCCAATATACCAACTCTACGGGAAAAGGATGGACCGTTGGTATCGCTTAGACCACTAAAAGTGCCCACAATCAACTCAAAGGTATCCTGCAAGGAGATTTAATAAAGATTAGGACAAATATGTTcccaagattttttttttttggtttatactaaaatgaaaataattacaCTTTTAGGTTGTAAATAAGAAGATGAACTATAATTAGATAATCTTAGTTTAAGAACGAAACCTTTAGAATTTCATCACCATAAGGAGCTTCAGGTGCAGTGATCCGAGTTATCTCACTAATACATGTTGCAACTAGAAGCTTGACTTCCCTATCTTGGTGCTTCAGCAATTCTGGCTTAACAATGGAATCAAAAAAGGGCTTCAACGGATCCAATATTGAAGTGGAAGGTGACTGATCCAACTCAGCAAGGCATGCTGTTGCTTGCTGCATGTGGAAAACCGAAAAACATTTTAAGAAGAGAGGGGGATTAACAGAACCCAGTAGCTTTACTAACAAATTGTTTTCATAAGACTACATCAATATGAGCAACCAATCCTTCATTCAAAAATCACAGTCCAATGCCCTCATTCCCGCATTCAAAATTCTTCCTTTCTACTTCAACTTTTTCCCCTCCATCAAATCACATACACGAAAGTAGCAATTTTTAGTATCTTAGGCACATTAAACTACAACATTAGATCATTACACCACCCAACTTAACAACTTCTCCTGAGCTAGTGAACATAGAAAAACTACCTCCACCGCCATTCTAAAATTAACTCAAAAGATTCTCCGCAAGCTTTCTCCACCTCACCATAAGTCTCACCTCACTACCTCAAACATAGTAAACCTAACTAAGTGTCAGTTTGTATTCCTTCAATGTGCTTAATTCTAGAAACTATAATATATAAAGCTTTGAGATAAACACGCGTATGTAGTACCGGGGAGTGGACACTGATACAAACAGAGTCCAAGTGTTCTTCTCAAAGGCAGAAAAGCATACTAACATAACTCACACTCTTAATCCTGAATCCTCGCTTTTAAACCAACCCCACAAagaatagcatgtttggatcagctacTCTTTTCTCATAaccaactctaaaacctaaaagATACTCACAGAAGCTCGCAAATCGATTTGACTCCATAATCAATTGTAGAacgatttccaaacatgcacgaaTTAAATTAGGCGAAAGCAAACCCCACCAAAATTGAAGACATTTAAATTTGAgctaaattatatatttaatttcttgaatacaaaaaaaaaaacgcttAAAAGGGTAAATTGCCGCTCAATTTCTGGCTACCTTCTCTTAGACCTTAACAACCTAGAAGCCAAACAGAATGTAACGGAAATAACTAACACAAAACGAAACAAGTTCAAATCTTTCAAGCTTaccaaaaaatcaaaatcaaaattttcaattgagaaaaaattgGGAAATTAAACAGCGATgaattgaaagaaaagaaaaaaccttTAAGAGCTTGATGAGAGCGTCTTTGGAGGAAGGAAGGTTGTCGAGCTTGGATCCCAGGTCCCTGAGCTGCTGCAGGTGAGGCTTGTGAGCCATGATTTTCCTCTGTATCGAAACGACAGTTGGTCTGTGTCGTTTCAGTGCTCGTTCAT
This window harbors:
- the LOC130710290 gene encoding sister chromatid cohesion protein PDS5 homolog A-like isoform X3, translating into MAHKPHLQQLRDLGSKLDNLPSSKDALIKLLKQATACLAELDQSPSTSILDPLKPFFDSIVKPELLKHQDREVKLLVATCISEITRITAPEAPYGDEILKDTFELIVGTFSGLSDTNGPSFSRRVGILETLARYRSCVVMLDLECDDLVTEMFSTFFAVARDDHRESVLSSMQTIMVVLLEESEDVPDELLSILLSTLGREKKGVTKAARTLAMNVIQQCVGKLEPNIKQFLLSLMSGDRKLVDSEVEYHGVIYDLYCCAPQILSGVLPYVTGELLTDQLETRLKAMNLVGDIISVPGTSIPEAFQPIFSEFLKRLSDRAVEVRMSVLEHVKNCLLLNPSRAEAPQIISALCERLLDFDENVRKQVVAVICDVACHSLSAIPLETVKLVAERLRDKSLLVKKYTMERLAEVYRVFCEKSCGTVNSNEYDWIPGKILRCLYDKDFRFDIIEAVISGSLFPAEFSISDIVRLWVEIFSGFDKVEVKALEKILEQKQRLQQEMQRYLSLRQMHKDKDVPEVQKKIIFCFRVMSRSFADHVKAEENFQILDQLKDANIWKILKNLVDPNTSLHQVRAYRDDLLKILGEKHRLYEFLNTFSLKCSYLVFNKEHVKAILVETVAQKSAQNTQRTQSCMNILVIISCFCPLLLSGSEEELLNLLKDDNDMIKEGVLNVLAKAGGTIREQLAVTSSSVDLILEKLCLQGSRRQAKYAVHALAAITKDDGLKSLSVLYKKLVHMLLEEKTHLPSVLQSLGCIAQTAMPVFETRESEIEEFITNKILKSDSKEQDHTKAFWDNKSDLCMLKIYGIKTLVNSYLPVKDAHLRPDIDSLLDILRNMLSYGEISKEIQSSSIDKAHLRLASAKAVLRLSRLWDQKIPVDIFHLTLRASMISFPQAKKIFLSKVHQYIKDRLLDAKYACAFLFNMFGSKPEEFAEDKQNLADIIQMHYQVKARQISMQSDANSLTTYPEYILPYLVHALAHNSCPDVDECKDVGAYDNIYRQLHLILSMLLQRDEGTKSEVTTNKEKEIISTITSIFQSVKHSQDMVDISKTKNSHAICDIGLEIIKQLVQKDVDLQELSHLVSLPPTLYKASEKKEGDGTMISDVKSWLADETVFAHFESLEPEMVPSQLAEDDASKDGEDENEIPLGMMLKHIKSLGISGKKVKKNKSLPAETKMAENDYDILNVVRKINLDSLGASANFEVSNGHDHALSKKGLKDPEHATGVKRKTEETAPIPVPKHRRSSSSNGKLRLSTSTLKASRRTSGEYSHGARSLLDAEVSPDTDNKNMQRIMVEDLLLSSLKQKVKGSETESHNAESNDHDEHDMKSPDNLRQRDKTASNNSKSSITKKSKRKNIAGLTKCTTRESEIDTEDLIGCRIKVWWRKDKKFYLGTIKSYDPLKGKHVMLYDDGDVEILRLEKERWELIDKGRKSSKKTKISSLEKVNGNQSSSKLVNGGNNHVSRSNLHQEDAGETSGISNPEETIKFRADESNSEEELAGGSDEITTKGKISSKKVRPISRIKRLKRSKSFHFMEESDEEKQDYAETISEDRESIPQYSSAEREVHESSGASRENVNREGEADSEGRQDNSDVEGSPAEMEKSLVEPSSNPNDIRIDIKIADISDDVPLSKWKHRMGKKKSSGKTR